A single genomic interval of Hippoglossus stenolepis isolate QCI-W04-F060 chromosome 24, HSTE1.2, whole genome shotgun sequence harbors:
- the sh3yl1 gene encoding SH3 domain-containing YSC84-like protein 1 — translation MSNPIPSNLKSEAKKAAKILTDFTEISSRIGPDKLIPPHVIAKAEGLAIISVIKAGFMITARGGSGIVIARLADRRWSAPSAIGIAGLGGGFEIGVEVSDLVIILNQRRAIEAFTKGGNLTLGGNCTVAVGPMGRNVEADVALRSTAAVFTYCRSRGLFAGISLEGSYLIERKETNRKFYSQDIRASAILNGDVEPPAVCSALYHILDAYADAYTTDWTSKNMRSTSSFTPSRPVAPPKQKPPTSYQPPATNYKQPAAGYQPPAAGYQPPAAGYQPPGGYQPPAAAGSGPWSGTGNKNALYPSISVYKSNTSGGAPSAGATSGQLVVTATHPYAGQQPGDLSFVPGDQITVITKTESQYDWWEGQLVDGRVGIFPANFVTY, via the exons a tgagtAACCCCATCCCGTCCAATCTGAAGTCAGAGGCCAAGAAAGCTGCCAAGATCCTGACGGACTTCACAGAGATCTCCAGCAGGATCGGACCAGACAAGCTCATCCCCC CTCATGTGATAGCGAAGGCCGAGGGTCTGGCCATCATCTCCGTCATCAAGGCCGGCTTCATGATCACCGCCCGAGGAGGAAGTGGCATCGTCATCGCCCGACTGGCCGACAGAC gTTGGTCGGCGCCTTCTGCCATCGGCATCGCTGGTCTGGGAGGAGGCTTCGAGATCGGAGTGGAG GTGTCGGACCTGGTGATCATCCTGAACCAGCGAAGGGCCATTGAGGCGTTCACAAAGGGCGGGAACCTGACGCTGGGCGGGAACTGCACCGTTGCCGTGGGACCCATGGGCAG GAACGTGGAGGCTGATGTGGCGCTGCGTAgcactgcagctgttttcacCTACTGCAGGTCCAGAGGTTTGTTTGCTGGAATCTCATTGGAGGGATCGTACCTGATTGAACGCAAAGAGACCAACCGCAA GTTTTACTCCCAGGATATCCGTGCGTCGGCCATTTTGAACGGCGATGTGGAGCCTCCCGCGGTTTGCTCCGCCCTTTATCACATCCTGGATGCCTACGCCGATGCCTACACCACCGACTGGACCAGCAAGAACATGCGATCAACG tCGTCTTTCACTCCATCCAGACCTGTAGCTCCGCCTAAACAGAAACCTCCAACCAGCTACCAGCCACCAGCGACCAACTACAAACAACCAGCAGCCGGCTACCAGCCACCAGCAGCCGGCTACCAGCCACCAGCAGCCGGCTACCAGCCACCAGGCGGCTACCAGCCACCAGCAGCGGCCGGCTCAG GTCCATGGTcaggaacaggaaataaaaatgcCCTCTACCCGAGCATTTCCGTCTATAAATCGAACACCTCAG GTGGCGCACCATCTGCGGGTGCAACCAGCGGACAGCTGGTTGTCACGGCGACCCACCCGTATGCGGGGCAGCAGCCCGGCGACCTGAGCTTCGTCCCCGGCGACCAAATCACCGTCATCACCAAGACAGAGTCCCAGTACGACTGGTGGGAGGGGCAACTGGTCGATGGGCGGGTCGGCATCTTCCCCGCTAACTTCGTCACGTACTGA
- the alkal2b gene encoding ALK and LTK ligand 2 produces MMLPRPQVLSALLFLLLAAGRCTAAALLRGSSTRAEGRVEGRSLVELVGRPPRARTETRTETRTETRTETRTETRTETRTEKTVGLGGKERVSGSQHGLENHPRDPRHKEKFIKHLTGPLYFNPKCKKHFNRLYHNTRDCTVPLFYRRCARLLTQLANSPRCTER; encoded by the exons ATGATGCTCCCCCGGCCCCAGGTCCTGTCGGcgctcctcttcctgctgctggccGCCGGACGCTGCACGGCGGCCGCTCTGCTCAGAGGCTCCAGCACCAGGGCGGAGGGGCGTGTGGAGGGCCGCAgcctggtggagctggtgggcCGGCCCCCGAGGGCCCGGACCGAGACCAGGACCGAGACCAGGACCGAGACCAGGACGGAGACCAGGACGGAAACCAGGACCGAGACCAGGACGGAGAAGACGGTGGGACTCGGcgggaaagagagagtgagcggATCACAACATGGACTGG agaaTCATCCTCGAGATCCACGGCACAAGGAGAAGTTCATCAAACACCTGACAG gtcctCTTTACTTCAACCCTAAGTGCAAGAAACATTTCAACAGACTGTACCACAACACCAGGGACTGCACCGTACCTCTct TTTACAGAAGATGTGCTCGTCTGCTGACTCAACTGGCCAACAGCCCCCGCTGCACGGAGAGGTAG